In a single window of the Acetivibrio clariflavus DSM 19732 genome:
- a CDS encoding DUF2947 family protein: MADFEDNISNSNNILYSGDYEYVELGNSDIRDFFSNHLADDIKVLTKDSSIEFWGKYFSKKNKTVMQLDKDDWVLKVKWENIGYWTKDYDCNCISNVKNLLMKCINWEGNASIYFCSSCYNILKTSWSIFLDNWIEFITYNEDGAIIVAENKSEAVSFVAIGLIQIANRYI; this comes from the coding sequence ATGGCTGATTTCGAAGATAATATTTCTAACAGTAATAATATATTATATTCAGGTGATTATGAATATGTTGAATTGGGCAATAGTGATATTAGGGATTTTTTTAGTAATCATCTTGCAGATGATATAAAAGTTCTTACGAAGGATAGCTCTATTGAGTTTTGGGGTAAATACTTTAGTAAAAAAAATAAGACTGTAATGCAATTAGATAAAGATGATTGGGTATTAAAAGTGAAGTGGGAAAATATAGGTTACTGGACTAAGGATTACGATTGTAATTGCATAAGTAATGTAAAGAATTTACTTATGAAATGTATAAACTGGGAGGGAAATGCAAGCATTTATTTTTGCAGCAGTTGCTACAATATTTTAAAAACAAGTTGGTCTATATTTTTGGATAATTGGATTGAATTTATAACATATAATGAAGATGGGGCAATAATTGTAGCAGAAAATAAAAGTGAAGCCGTGAGTTTTGTAGCGATTGGACTTATTCAAATTGCAAACAGATATATATAA
- a CDS encoding IS256 family transposase, giving the protein MSTLTKEQIKQLVRENNFQSVSDINEYLKDIFKDIIQELLEAELEAKLGYAKDDVENKKTDNSRNGYTPKKIKSEFGEIDIQVPRDRKGEFQPKIIPKYQRNVSGIEEKVIALYARGMSTRDISQQIEELYGFSLSAEMVSKITDRIAPEIKEWQQRPLEPIYSFVFMDAIHYKVKDDGRIINRAAYVVLGVTIDGYKDILGIWIGDNESSKFWLGVLNDLKNRGVQDVLIFCVDGLTGLKEAINAAYPKSEVQRCIIHQLRNSFKYVPYKDLKAFSNDFKEVYHAINEEIALEKLYELKEKWGKEYPFVIRSWENNWDVISPFFKFPEEIRKIIYTTNIIEGLHRQFRKVTKTKTIFPTDSSLEKILYLASMNVVKKWTQRYKNWDRVLSQLVIQYPGRLEEYI; this is encoded by the coding sequence ATGTCAACGTTAACAAAAGAACAAATCAAACAATTAGTTCGGGAAAATAATTTCCAAAGTGTATCTGATATTAATGAATATCTTAAAGACATTTTTAAAGATATAATACAAGAACTTTTAGAAGCAGAACTTGAAGCAAAATTAGGATATGCTAAAGATGATGTAGAAAATAAAAAAACTGATAATAGTCGTAACGGTTATACGCCTAAAAAAATAAAAAGTGAGTTTGGAGAAATTGATATACAAGTACCAAGAGATCGTAAAGGCGAATTTCAACCTAAAATTATTCCTAAATATCAACGTAATGTTTCTGGAATTGAAGAAAAAGTTATAGCTTTATATGCAAGAGGAATGTCTACAAGGGATATCAGTCAACAAATTGAAGAACTTTATGGTTTTAGCCTATCAGCAGAGATGGTTAGTAAGATTACTGATAGAATTGCTCCAGAGATTAAGGAATGGCAACAAAGACCTCTTGAACCTATATACTCTTTTGTTTTTATGGATGCAATACACTATAAAGTTAAGGACGACGGAAGAATAATAAACAGGGCAGCTTATGTTGTTCTAGGTGTTACTATTGATGGATATAAGGATATTTTAGGGATCTGGATTGGTGACAATGAATCCTCAAAGTTTTGGCTTGGTGTACTGAATGACCTTAAAAATAGAGGAGTACAGGATGTTTTAATTTTTTGTGTTGATGGACTTACCGGACTTAAGGAAGCCATAAATGCTGCATATCCAAAATCTGAAGTGCAGCGTTGCATAATACATCAGCTGAGAAATTCTTTTAAGTATGTGCCATACAAAGACCTAAAAGCATTTAGTAATGATTTCAAAGAAGTATATCATGCTATTAATGAAGAAATAGCATTAGAAAAACTTTATGAACTTAAAGAAAAGTGGGGAAAGGAATATCCTTTTGTAATACGTAGTTGGGAAAATAACTGGGATGTTATAAGTCCATTTTTCAAATTTCCAGAAGAAATACGAAAAATAATTTATACTACAAATATAATTGAAGGACTACATCGTCAGTTTCGTAAGGTCACAAAAACAAAAACAATATTTCCAACAGACAGTTCACTAGAAAAGATTTTATATTTAGCATCAATGAATGTAGTAAAAAAATGGACACAACGTTACAAAAACTGGGATAGAGTACTTAGCCAATTGGTAATCCAATATCCAGGTAGGCTGGAAGAGTATATTTAA
- a CDS encoding putative Ig domain-containing protein codes for MQQHKYDDLGRLKEVTYSSGQKIEYTYDAGGNILSVKDVSAIKLNPIGNKTVFVGEELKFTVTAVGQEGSVLEYSASNLPEGAVFNTQTGEFSWTPTSTQVGVYTKVTFQVTDGTNTAKQGVTITVKSKVIKGDINGDGVFNSIDLALMKMYLTGSIKFTEEQFEAADVDNSGEVNSID; via the coding sequence ATGCAGCAACATAAATATGACGACTTGGGAAGGCTAAAAGAAGTTACATACAGTTCCGGGCAGAAAATAGAGTATACATATGATGCAGGAGGGAATATACTTTCTGTAAAAGATGTATCAGCAATCAAATTGAATCCAATAGGAAACAAGACTGTCTTTGTTGGTGAGGAGCTTAAGTTTACAGTAACCGCAGTTGGTCAGGAAGGAAGTGTACTTGAATATTCTGCCTCCAATTTGCCGGAAGGTGCGGTTTTTAACACTCAAACAGGCGAATTTAGCTGGACACCGACTTCTACACAGGTAGGAGTGTATACAAAAGTTACATTTCAAGTGACAGACGGTACAAATACAGCCAAACAGGGGGTTACCATAACAGTGAAAAGCAAAGTTATAAAAGGTGATATTAACGGAGATGGAGTATTTAACTCAATAGATCTGGCACTAATGAAAATGTACTTGACCGGATCTATAAAATTTACAGAAGAACAGTTTGAAGCAGCGGATGTGGACAATAGCGGAGAGGTTAATTCAATCGACTAG
- a CDS encoding polymorphic toxin-type HINT domain-containing protein, translated as MSKYVFDVSTKRLIRLEDRVGNALRIIYDSKGQIDYVIDDVGRKLDFTFNANGKVESIEDPLTNRSVKYNYSNGLLTKVIDSELKETTYEYDSNDRIVKVIDANNNTAVKIDYDVFGRIVRQYDAEGNVTYQVYSDATNERYIIDARGNESRVRFNLDMRVVEEVDALGNKVVYEYSYYDPGSNKWEVIPDVDIRTLEDNKDPNTKAYTKYLEAGKDKRLKIKETMYDKRGNATTNEYDENNNLVGTVDPLKQTTSMVYDPVYKHNLISKTDKKGNTTTYVYDNEGKYGPKGALLVKEIDPLGNELIYDYYTNESGIKIKGLVKTVTEKKRVDQKDPNSELIEFKVTEYKYDDLYNNRTQIIDTLGNSTYEEYDAAGRLQKVTNARGYTTKYTYDKNDRIIVEEIFPQTNERKILKRTESIYDNVGNKTFVIEERFAADRPDYPKEDLVTETVYDRNNRPVQIYDAEGYRVSYTYDEAGNKVTETDKRGFTTIYKYDELNRVTEVIDPLNNTTTYEYDANGNVIKITDAKNRVTFIDYDELDRKWKERIQYNEDGEEKEAVYEYLYDENDNPYREIDPNGKIIEYEYDALNRITKEVDGLGLKDKNGNSMEKIVTYSYNYESVVEDGKTVKYEVMTEKDYLTSTKIRPIVIKNDALGRMRIKIETNNGDKTIQEYDEVGNLKSVKDARGNVTSYEYDGLNNIIKVIDATRINYSEAVFDSVGNVIEKIDRRNNKTEYRYNKLNQVIKTTTWYTDENGVKQEVVSAILYDEAGNKKIATDAEMNSTIFEYDELGRLVAETNPMYNTRYYGYDAVGNQVWVTDWKEHDSSESNVHPIINSKGETVYRLKTTYEYDDFDRLKTVISTEGEITSYTYDVIGNIKTVTVDGVRKNTYSYDKMYRLEKMLDGEDRAETYDEYDLFGRLLQKTDRNGQVHIYTYDEYDNVEIHTVTRKVKENGVEKVVKDVRETYYDALGNVVRTVDETGETIYNYNELNLLDNKVLPDGKTVEYEYDEEGNIKEIKDPSGNVTTYLFDEMNRMKTVTTKDGTTTYAYTKNGNRKSLKLPNNVLTTYEYDARNVLIKLVNQVGSSVDIYEYEYDENSLQTAKIEPKGKTSFEYDNLGRIKTVVEPGGRTTTYAYDGAGNRKEQTVEDALNDVSSKLTYHYDRSNRLTDVLEVRNGSNITTVYTYDGNGNQIKVAATEPGDVINVSEYTFDGFNQLKVAKTQDSTSTSKYDAFGLRVEKTVDGVTTKYYYDGQSILLEVRSDGLESHNIQGVNLIARKIKGDSDTLYYLYNGHADVVKLVDGAANTVNEYDYDIFGNILYQLESKPNPYKYSGYYYDDDTGYYYLRSRYYDPKIARFISEDTYTGEYNDPLSLNLYTYCQNDPITYDDPNGHWLHIAAGALIGGLVNTAITAVSDFMEDGKFNKSWREYAGSFAEGAITGAIGAATGGASFIAAAAASAAGSVVGNAVGQYISKGKVDVKEALFAGATDLVTMGAGKLAGNLTKKGMNKFAKTAVGENVLKKANSVKSKVLNKISGVKTKVQSIVKRECKHPELGMCFTADTLVYTKDGHKRIEDIKVGDQVYSVNVDTGEKGLKTVKQLFVNETYELIHIYVGYSQIKSTAPHPFWVEGKGWVEAGNLLEGDKVKLYSGEVLEIKEIRRERLEEPVKTYNFEVEDWHTYLVSENNVLVHNAGSKKCPLKFSFKSNKSNAGNNNVKSKLRDSRTINFSQKSIDSKFSDGTNIKDTIYRLKNDPSYAEKMEPIRIVKYKDLPADVQQKLASQNVGKHTVFTLDNRRLYAARKAKVKVNTRWATPEEIQNFATVKRFTTINGGKMPEVRW; from the coding sequence ATGTCAAAATACGTATTTGACGTATCCACCAAGCGTTTAATAAGGCTGGAGGACAGAGTAGGTAATGCTCTTAGAATAATATATGATAGTAAAGGACAAATTGATTATGTAATTGATGATGTAGGCAGAAAGTTAGACTTTACGTTTAATGCCAATGGTAAGGTTGAAAGTATAGAAGATCCTTTAACCAATAGGTCAGTTAAATATAACTACTCCAATGGGCTTTTGACGAAAGTAATTGACAGCGAATTGAAAGAAACTACATACGAATATGATTCTAATGACCGGATTGTAAAAGTAATAGATGCAAATAACAATACTGCAGTGAAAATTGATTATGATGTATTTGGTCGTATTGTACGTCAATATGATGCAGAGGGAAATGTTACATACCAGGTATACAGTGACGCTACAAACGAGAGATACATTATAGATGCTAGAGGTAACGAATCAAGGGTTAGATTCAACCTTGATATGAGAGTAGTTGAAGAGGTAGATGCATTAGGTAATAAAGTTGTATATGAGTATTCCTATTATGACCCTGGTTCTAATAAGTGGGAAGTAATACCGGATGTAGACATAAGAACTCTCGAAGACAATAAAGATCCGAATACCAAAGCATATACAAAATATTTGGAAGCTGGAAAAGATAAGAGACTTAAGATTAAAGAAACAATGTATGATAAGAGGGGCAATGCTACAACCAATGAATATGATGAAAACAATAATCTTGTAGGTACAGTAGACCCGTTGAAACAGACAACTTCAATGGTTTATGACCCTGTTTATAAGCATAATCTGATATCAAAAACAGATAAGAAGGGTAATACAACAACCTATGTTTATGATAATGAAGGAAAGTACGGTCCAAAAGGTGCTCTATTAGTTAAGGAAATTGATCCTTTAGGAAATGAGTTGATATATGACTACTATACAAATGAATCAGGCATAAAGATTAAGGGACTGGTTAAAACTGTAACAGAGAAGAAAAGAGTAGACCAGAAAGACCCGAATAGTGAGCTTATAGAATTTAAAGTTACTGAGTACAAGTATGATGATCTGTACAATAACCGAACTCAAATCATAGACACTTTAGGGAACAGTACATATGAGGAGTATGATGCTGCAGGAAGGTTGCAAAAGGTAACCAATGCAAGAGGATATACTACCAAGTATACTTATGACAAAAACGACAGAATTATAGTTGAAGAGATATTCCCACAAACTAATGAGCGCAAAATACTGAAGAGAACCGAGAGCATTTATGATAATGTAGGTAACAAGACTTTTGTGATAGAAGAAAGGTTCGCTGCTGACAGACCGGACTATCCGAAAGAAGATTTGGTAACAGAAACAGTATATGACAGAAACAACAGACCTGTTCAAATATATGATGCAGAAGGCTACAGAGTTTCATATACATATGATGAAGCAGGAAATAAGGTAACGGAAACGGATAAAAGAGGGTTTACAACTATATACAAATATGACGAGCTTAACAGAGTCACTGAGGTAATAGATCCATTAAATAACACAACTACATATGAGTATGATGCAAATGGCAATGTTATAAAGATAACAGATGCGAAGAACAGAGTTACCTTTATAGATTATGACGAACTGGACAGAAAGTGGAAAGAGAGAATTCAATACAATGAAGACGGAGAGGAAAAAGAGGCAGTTTATGAGTATTTATATGATGAAAATGATAATCCGTACAGGGAGATAGATCCTAACGGAAAAATTATAGAGTATGAATATGATGCTCTCAATAGGATTACGAAAGAAGTAGATGGTTTAGGACTTAAAGATAAAAACGGCAACAGCATGGAGAAAATCGTCACTTATTCGTATAACTATGAAAGCGTTGTTGAGGACGGAAAAACAGTAAAATATGAAGTTATGACAGAGAAGGACTACCTAACCTCAACAAAAATCCGACCAATAGTAATAAAGAATGATGCTTTAGGTCGAATGAGAATAAAAATTGAAACAAACAATGGAGATAAAACAATACAGGAGTATGATGAAGTAGGTAACCTTAAATCTGTAAAAGATGCAAGAGGTAATGTTACATCCTATGAATACGACGGATTAAACAACATAATAAAAGTAATAGATGCTACAAGAATTAATTATTCGGAAGCAGTATTTGATTCCGTAGGAAATGTAATTGAGAAAATTGACAGAAGAAATAATAAGACTGAGTACAGGTATAATAAGCTTAACCAAGTTATAAAAACAACAACATGGTATACCGATGAGAATGGAGTAAAACAAGAAGTTGTTAGCGCCATTTTGTATGATGAAGCCGGTAATAAAAAGATAGCTACCGACGCAGAAATGAATTCAACAATATTTGAGTATGACGAACTTGGAAGGTTAGTTGCTGAAACCAACCCAATGTACAATACCCGTTATTACGGTTATGACGCAGTTGGAAATCAGGTATGGGTAACCGACTGGAAGGAGCATGACAGTTCGGAAAGTAATGTTCATCCGATAATTAACAGTAAAGGCGAGACTGTATACCGCCTAAAGACAACCTATGAATATGATGATTTTGACAGGCTAAAAACAGTTATAAGTACAGAAGGAGAGATTACAAGTTATACCTATGATGTAATTGGCAATATTAAGACCGTTACAGTTGACGGAGTTAGAAAGAATACATATTCATATGACAAGATGTACCGACTGGAAAAAATGCTGGATGGAGAAGATAGAGCAGAAACATATGATGAGTATGACTTGTTTGGAAGGCTGCTGCAGAAAACCGATAGGAACGGTCAGGTACATATATACACATATGATGAATATGACAATGTTGAAATCCACACTGTAACACGTAAAGTAAAAGAAAACGGAGTAGAAAAAGTAGTTAAAGATGTAAGAGAAACATACTACGATGCTTTAGGAAATGTAGTTAGAACAGTAGATGAAACGGGAGAAACCATATATAATTATAATGAACTGAATCTGCTGGATAATAAAGTATTACCTGACGGAAAGACAGTAGAGTATGAATATGATGAAGAAGGTAATATAAAGGAAATAAAAGATCCTTCAGGTAATGTAACAACGTATTTATTCGATGAAATGAATCGAATGAAGACGGTTACAACTAAAGATGGAACTACAACTTATGCTTACACCAAAAATGGAAACAGAAAGTCGTTAAAGCTACCGAATAATGTATTGACTACCTATGAGTACGATGCAAGAAACGTATTGATAAAGCTTGTCAATCAAGTAGGTTCATCAGTGGATATCTATGAATATGAGTATGATGAAAACAGCTTGCAGACAGCAAAGATTGAACCAAAAGGAAAAACAAGCTTTGAATACGATAACTTAGGTAGAATAAAAACAGTAGTCGAACCGGGTGGAAGAACAACAACTTACGCCTATGATGGAGCAGGTAATCGAAAGGAACAAACGGTTGAAGACGCATTAAATGATGTAAGTTCAAAATTGACATATCATTACGATAGATCAAACCGTTTGACAGATGTTTTAGAAGTACGTAATGGTTCGAATATTACTACTGTATACACCTATGACGGAAATGGTAATCAGATAAAGGTAGCTGCAACAGAGCCAGGGGATGTAATAAACGTATCTGAATATACGTTTGATGGGTTTAATCAGTTAAAAGTTGCAAAGACACAGGACAGTACATCGACAAGTAAATATGATGCTTTCGGATTAAGAGTTGAAAAAACAGTAGACGGAGTAACCACAAAGTATTACTACGATGGACAGAGTATATTGCTTGAAGTAAGAAGCGATGGATTAGAAAGCCATAATATCCAGGGAGTCAACCTGATTGCCCGTAAGATAAAGGGAGATTCCGATACTCTGTATTATCTGTACAATGGACATGCGGATGTTGTAAAGCTTGTAGATGGTGCAGCCAATACAGTAAATGAGTATGATTATGATATATTTGGAAACATATTATATCAACTGGAAAGCAAACCGAATCCGTATAAGTACTCAGGTTACTATTATGATGACGATACAGGATATTATTACCTAAGATCAAGATATTATGATCCGAAAATAGCAAGATTTATTTCGGAAGATACATATACCGGAGAGTACAACGATCCACTTAGTTTGAACCTGTATACATACTGCCAGAATGACCCGATTACATATGATGATCCTAACGGTCATTGGTTGCATATAGCTGCCGGAGCTTTAATCGGAGGATTGGTAAACACTGCAATAACAGCTGTATCAGACTTTATGGAAGACGGAAAGTTTAATAAAAGCTGGAGAGAATATGCCGGATCGTTTGCAGAAGGAGCAATAACCGGAGCAATAGGGGCAGCAACAGGAGGAGCATCGTTCATAGCAGCTGCAGCAGCAAGTGCAGCAGGATCAGTAGTTGGAAATGCAGTAGGGCAATATATATCAAAAGGTAAGGTGGATGTAAAGGAAGCATTATTTGCAGGTGCAACAGATTTAGTAACCATGGGAGCAGGGAAACTTGCAGGAAACCTTACAAAGAAGGGTATGAATAAGTTCGCTAAGACTGCTGTTGGTGAAAATGTACTGAAAAAAGCCAACAGTGTGAAGAGCAAGGTTCTTAACAAGATTAGCGGAGTTAAGACAAAAGTTCAGTCAATTGTAAAGAGAGAATGTAAGCATCCAGAATTAGGAATGTGCTTTACTGCCGATACACTTGTGTATACAAAAGACGGACATAAACGGATAGAAGACATAAAGGTTGGAGACCAAGTATATTCAGTAAATGTCGATACAGGCGAAAAAGGACTAAAAACGGTTAAACAGCTATTTGTGAATGAGACATATGAGTTGATTCATATATATGTAGGATATTCACAGATAAAATCTACCGCACCACATCCATTCTGGGTTGAAGGAAAAGGTTGGGTAGAAGCCGGAAATCTTTTAGAGGGAGATAAAGTTAAGCTCTACTCAGGGGAAGTACTGGAAATAAAAGAAATTCGCCGAGAGAGACTGGAAGAGCCTGTAAAGACTTATAACTTCGAAGTAGAAGACTGGCATACATACTTGGTATCAGAGAACAACGTTCTTGTACATAATGCCGGTAGTAAAAAGTGTCCTCTTAAATTTAGTTTTAAGTCTAATAAGTCTAATGCGGGAAATAATAATGTAAAATCAAAGCTACGAGATTCAAGAACTATTAATTTTAGTCAGAAAAGTATTGACTCAAAGTTTTCGGATGGTACGAATATAAAAGATACTATTTACAGACTTAAAAATGACCCAAGTTATGCAGAAAAAATGGAACCAATTCGAATAGTGAAATACAAAGATCTTCCGGCAGATGTACAACAAAAGTTGGCTTCACAAAATGTTGGAAAACACACGGTATTTACTTTGGACAATAGACGACTTTATGCGGCTAGGAAGGCAAAGGTAAAGGTCAATACTCGTTGGGCAACACCTGAAGAAATACAAAATTTTGCCACAGTAAAACGATTCACAACAATTAATGGTGGTAAGATGCCAGAAGTGAGGTGGTAA